From the genome of Candidatus Kapaibacterium sp., one region includes:
- a CDS encoding heparinase II/III family protein has protein sequence MVRFRWEQWQALPWALRLRKLLCRPFRQLSRQWGPRSLELVCGHGVRATLSPLSRSPLSARHVEPFQRGLWEWWEHWRQGELLLFLPSWIRLPHVEQPMRYREEGRSGRKWVEEALSLLPAAHQWLDWQCDVFSGYQWDGTRPSWELSLCPTGADPKVPWELGRMQYLVSLALLAQLTDGPTAEQLRDHFRSTVLDFLVQNPPGFGIQWASPLEVALRAVSLVVAWTFFEQQGLLDVAFGRVMAQGLCEHGSFLMHHLEWGEGLRGNHYVGNLVGLLCLGAALDNLPVADAWLAFGIRELTSEVLHQFLPDGGHFEGSTYYHRFVLEMVLLGTLVVVGLPTARRQRLQHYDHQLWRGERPLAPPPVPAYPISTSAAGSVSPFPQEYWERLRAAIRFAAAITNRSGRAPQIGDHDSGRCVKLIPRLVMLSQEQAETYELPTGRPVAQLAEDHRDMRPTLSLAAALCRSYPKEWLQQPEAWLLEPCPLLEVEPPGPVEVFPDFGVVLYRWDEFFLAVRCGGIDRLHLSGGHAHCDQLSFELTIGNCEVLVDPGTYCYTASPEWRNWFRATGAHNTVAVPGVEQFRFYGHTPEALFWLFRRKVQVRILSVSAQEFVGEFLHPLYRHRRCLQILATGIEGADVYEGPTSAVVNFHLSPEIRVVQHGSEEMLWHSPVGTLRFWSTAPAEVSPSFFSPGYLVRQRTHCVRLTLVPGEVRWRLELL, from the coding sequence ATGGTGCGCTTTCGCTGGGAGCAATGGCAAGCACTGCCGTGGGCGCTTCGACTGCGGAAGCTTCTCTGTAGGCCCTTCAGACAGCTTTCGAGGCAGTGGGGTCCTCGGTCCCTGGAGCTTGTCTGTGGACATGGTGTAAGGGCAACTCTTAGCCCTCTTTCGCGCTCTCCGCTGTCGGCGCGGCACGTTGAGCCCTTCCAGAGAGGGCTCTGGGAGTGGTGGGAACACTGGCGGCAAGGGGAGCTCTTACTCTTTCTCCCTTCATGGATCCGTCTCCCGCATGTAGAACAGCCAATGCGCTATCGAGAGGAAGGGAGGTCGGGTAGGAAATGGGTGGAAGAGGCTCTGAGCTTGCTGCCTGCAGCACATCAGTGGCTGGATTGGCAGTGTGATGTGTTCAGCGGATATCAGTGGGATGGTACCAGACCGTCGTGGGAGCTGTCGCTATGTCCGACAGGAGCTGACCCGAAGGTGCCATGGGAGCTCGGTCGGATGCAGTATTTGGTGTCACTAGCGCTCTTAGCCCAGCTTACCGATGGGCCAACGGCAGAGCAGCTCCGAGACCACTTCCGCTCCACAGTGCTGGATTTCCTCGTGCAGAATCCGCCTGGATTCGGGATTCAGTGGGCATCGCCGTTGGAGGTGGCTCTCCGCGCAGTATCGTTGGTTGTAGCATGGACATTCTTCGAGCAGCAGGGGCTACTGGATGTCGCTTTCGGACGCGTGATGGCTCAGGGCCTGTGCGAGCATGGGTCCTTTCTGATGCATCATCTGGAATGGGGCGAGGGGCTACGAGGGAATCACTACGTGGGGAATCTAGTCGGGCTGCTGTGTTTGGGAGCCGCTTTGGACAATCTTCCGGTGGCTGATGCATGGCTGGCTTTTGGAATTCGAGAGCTGACCAGTGAAGTCTTACACCAATTCTTGCCGGACGGGGGGCACTTTGAAGGCTCTACGTACTATCACCGGTTCGTGCTGGAGATGGTGCTCCTCGGAACCCTTGTCGTGGTAGGGCTACCTACGGCTCGGCGGCAGCGACTCCAGCACTACGACCATCAGCTGTGGCGAGGCGAAAGGCCGTTGGCGCCGCCCCCAGTCCCGGCGTATCCAATATCTACATCCGCAGCAGGATCGGTATCTCCGTTCCCGCAGGAGTACTGGGAACGATTGCGCGCGGCGATCCGCTTTGCTGCAGCCATAACGAACCGTAGCGGGCGGGCTCCTCAGATTGGCGACCACGACAGTGGACGCTGTGTCAAGCTCATTCCGCGGCTCGTTATGCTCTCCCAAGAGCAGGCAGAGACATACGAGCTCCCTACCGGACGACCGGTTGCGCAGCTAGCAGAGGACCATCGTGACATGCGACCGACGTTAAGCTTAGCGGCGGCGCTCTGCCGGTCCTACCCTAAGGAATGGTTGCAACAGCCGGAAGCGTGGTTGTTAGAGCCTTGCCCGCTGCTGGAGGTAGAGCCGCCTGGACCCGTGGAGGTCTTTCCCGATTTCGGTGTCGTGCTCTATCGCTGGGACGAGTTCTTCTTGGCTGTTCGCTGCGGGGGTATAGATCGGCTCCACCTGAGTGGTGGACATGCCCACTGCGATCAGTTGTCGTTTGAGCTGACCATCGGCAATTGTGAAGTCCTTGTGGACCCCGGAACCTACTGCTATACGGCCTCGCCGGAATGGCGGAACTGGTTTCGTGCAACAGGAGCGCACAACACGGTTGCTGTGCCTGGGGTAGAGCAGTTCCGGTTCTATGGACATACTCCGGAGGCTCTCTTCTGGCTCTTCCGACGCAAGGTGCAGGTACGGATACTCTCTGTCAGCGCGCAGGAGTTTGTCGGAGAGTTCCTCCATCCGCTGTACCGGCATCGTCGCTGCTTGCAGATACTAGCCACGGGGATCGAAGGGGCGGACGTCTACGAGGGGCCGACCTCAGCAGTTGTCAACTTTCACTTGTCACCGGAGATCAGGGTTGTGCAGCATGGCTCCGAGGAGATGCTCTGGCATAGTCCAGTGGGTACCCTCCGCTTCTGGAGCACGGCTCCTGCGGAAGTATCTCCCAGCTTCTTCTCCCCAGGGTACTTGGTGCGGCAGCGTACTCACTGCGTGCGGCTTACCCTCGTGCCTGGTGAGGTCCGCTGGAGGCTGGAACTCCTGTGA
- a CDS encoding TonB-dependent receptor codes for MVRSTAGVLALSVPLVLAYAQQRTENPEDTLRLYQLPAVTVTTTRAEVGRSPVPFAEVTRAELAQRYTAQDLPTLLNTLPSVLVWSQNGNQIGYSTLVMRGFDQRRIAVLINGVPQNDPEDHNVYWIDLPDLAASIGSIQVQRGAGVTNYGAAAIGGSINITTSNFLTGRLVRISIGNGWQQFGAGGRTTFQPTIQRYAFEVSSGLIEGQYAVYGRMARINSWGYRDQSWAELNSYFLSGARFDERLTTQINIYGGPIADGLTYYGIPKEHIKDLTLRRKNYAWWQYDSTYRQIVFAIERRPNELENFSQPHYELLNDWRITDDLELKSVLFYYTGDGFFDFDGSWADARTLRLTREYGWDLPDTVYPRNAIIRAFVGNRHGGWIPRLLWRHTGGELLIGAEVRLHRSVHWGKVRYAELLPTNFDPEYKIYSYEGIRDIFSVFAREQYELRPQLLLNLEGQLVHHSYRIRNERAGGRPTQYLTRSGDTVRGTGTLFDVRYTFFNPRVGLLWRFGTGHEAFGMVGYTSREPRMRNLYAAEDSYFGARPLFEADTVGGVIRYDFSKPLIKPERMLDIELGWRYRSERLAASVNAFWMEFFDELVKSGRVDVFGVPIDGNAPRTRHIGVEIEILAELLRLPDGSSITVGGSATLSRNRIVEYTYYSGTKAFSLNGNPVAGFPEVLASGVLRYRIGQLEAQLTVRHVGKFYSDSFGEKLAEYAAQDPTIADYRDNVVDPYTVADLDVRWRLSNVLGLQGIVLRLQVSNLFNALYAAGAEGRHFFPGGERLIFLGADLEL; via the coding sequence ATGGTTCGGTCCACCGCAGGTGTTCTTGCTCTCTCCGTCCCTTTAGTCCTCGCTTATGCCCAGCAGAGAACAGAGAACCCAGAGGACACACTCCGCTTGTACCAGCTACCGGCCGTAACCGTGACCACAACCCGAGCTGAGGTGGGGAGGAGCCCCGTACCGTTCGCTGAGGTTACACGAGCAGAACTTGCCCAGCGGTATACGGCCCAAGACCTCCCAACCCTCCTCAACACACTCCCGTCCGTGCTCGTATGGTCCCAGAACGGCAACCAAATCGGCTACTCCACCCTTGTTATGCGAGGATTCGACCAACGCCGGATTGCTGTACTCATCAACGGGGTGCCGCAGAACGACCCGGAGGACCACAACGTGTACTGGATTGACCTCCCAGATCTGGCCGCCAGTATTGGCTCCATTCAGGTCCAGCGTGGAGCTGGAGTAACGAACTACGGTGCTGCTGCCATCGGAGGCAGCATCAACATCACCACCTCCAACTTTCTCACAGGGCGCTTGGTACGCATCAGCATCGGCAACGGCTGGCAGCAGTTCGGTGCTGGCGGGCGGACGACGTTCCAGCCTACAATCCAGCGCTACGCATTCGAAGTCTCCTCTGGGCTCATTGAGGGGCAATACGCCGTCTATGGACGCATGGCCCGCATCAACTCCTGGGGCTATCGGGACCAGAGCTGGGCAGAGCTGAACAGCTACTTCCTCAGCGGGGCCCGCTTCGACGAGCGTCTCACTACGCAGATCAACATCTACGGTGGGCCCATAGCCGATGGGCTGACGTACTACGGCATTCCTAAGGAGCACATCAAGGACCTGACACTCCGCCGCAAGAACTATGCCTGGTGGCAATACGATAGCACCTACCGTCAAATCGTTTTCGCCATAGAACGCCGTCCCAACGAGCTGGAGAACTTCTCCCAGCCACACTACGAGTTGCTCAACGACTGGCGCATCACCGACGACTTGGAGCTGAAGTCCGTGCTCTTCTACTACACCGGTGACGGCTTCTTTGACTTCGATGGATCGTGGGCTGACGCTCGGACGCTACGGCTGACCAGAGAGTATGGTTGGGACCTCCCCGATACCGTCTACCCGCGCAATGCCATCATTCGGGCATTTGTGGGCAACCGACACGGTGGGTGGATCCCTCGACTACTATGGCGACACACTGGTGGTGAGCTCCTGATTGGGGCCGAGGTGCGACTGCATCGCTCCGTGCATTGGGGTAAGGTGCGGTACGCCGAACTCCTGCCGACGAACTTCGACCCCGAGTATAAGATCTACTCTTACGAGGGCATTCGCGACATCTTCTCCGTATTCGCCCGTGAACAGTACGAACTCCGCCCACAGCTCCTGCTCAATCTCGAAGGGCAACTCGTCCACCACAGCTACCGCATCCGCAACGAGAGGGCCGGAGGCCGACCTACGCAGTACCTAACCCGATCGGGCGATACGGTGAGGGGCACTGGAACCCTATTCGACGTGCGCTACACTTTCTTCAACCCCCGCGTCGGGCTCCTATGGCGCTTCGGCACAGGGCATGAAGCCTTCGGCATGGTAGGGTATACTTCTCGCGAGCCACGGATGCGGAATCTCTACGCTGCCGAAGATTCCTACTTCGGAGCCCGACCCTTGTTTGAGGCTGACACCGTTGGTGGCGTCATTCGTTACGACTTCTCTAAACCACTGATCAAGCCCGAGCGGATGCTGGACATTGAGCTAGGGTGGCGCTACCGATCCGAGCGTCTCGCTGCCTCTGTCAACGCCTTTTGGATGGAGTTCTTCGACGAGCTGGTCAAGAGTGGACGCGTCGACGTCTTCGGAGTCCCGATTGACGGGAATGCACCACGGACACGCCACATTGGAGTGGAGATTGAAATCCTCGCAGAGCTCCTCCGGCTTCCGGATGGGAGCTCTATAACCGTTGGGGGCTCCGCAACGCTAAGCCGCAACCGCATTGTGGAGTATACTTACTACAGCGGCACAAAGGCCTTCTCGCTCAATGGAAATCCAGTAGCGGGATTTCCCGAGGTTCTTGCTTCTGGAGTGCTCCGTTACCGGATTGGTCAGCTCGAGGCCCAACTCACAGTCCGGCATGTGGGCAAGTTCTATTCGGACAGCTTTGGAGAGAAGCTGGCTGAATACGCTGCCCAGGACCCAACGATTGCCGACTACCGGGACAACGTTGTCGACCCCTACACGGTTGCCGACTTAGACGTGCGCTGGCGACTCTCGAACGTTCTGGGACTCCAGGGGATCGTTCTCCGCCTACAGGTCTCCAACCTCTTCAACGCCCTCTATGCTGCTGGCGCCGAGGGGCGCCACTTCTTCCCAGGCGGGGAGCGCCTAATCTTTCTTGGAGCAGACCTGGAGCTCTAG
- a CDS encoding outer membrane beta-barrel protein, whose amino-acid sequence MKRLVALLVVAGMAAVSASAQKTKQGDRAWLFTLNGLSVLGVGGYNGGLGLLYYLSDDLGLTVGLGFGTKSTTERAPTQGGADEKTSALNLTLSPGIRFNLASSGPVVGYAGVGISFGMGSETVENRDHQSGHKVEASTTTFGAAVTVGAEWFAWSNVSLGASYSLGFSTSSGKQKVTTGGQTTETDAPSVTNISTVPSGSFTLSIYW is encoded by the coding sequence ATGAAGCGGCTCGTTGCTCTGCTGGTCGTTGCCGGAATGGCGGCAGTCAGTGCATCAGCACAGAAGACCAAACAAGGGGACAGAGCATGGCTGTTTACACTGAACGGTCTGTCAGTTCTGGGGGTCGGCGGTTACAACGGTGGGTTAGGGCTGTTGTACTACCTCAGCGATGACTTAGGTTTGACCGTGGGTCTGGGATTTGGAACTAAGAGCACAACAGAAAGAGCGCCGACCCAGGGAGGAGCAGATGAGAAGACTTCTGCACTGAACCTCACTCTTTCCCCGGGGATCCGCTTCAATCTTGCCTCAAGTGGCCCCGTTGTGGGGTATGCGGGTGTCGGTATATCATTTGGAATGGGGAGTGAGACGGTGGAGAATCGAGATCATCAAAGCGGACACAAAGTAGAAGCGTCAACGACTACGTTCGGTGCAGCGGTCACCGTGGGGGCTGAGTGGTTTGCGTGGAGCAACGTCTCTTTAGGTGCCAGCTACAGCCTGGGCTTCTCTACAAGCTCGGGAAAGCAGAAGGTAACGACTGGCGGCCAGACGACAGAAACGGATGCGCCCTCTGTGACCAACATTAGCACCGTTCCGTCTGGTTCCTTTACGCTTTCCATTTACTGGTAA